Part of the Salminus brasiliensis chromosome 2, fSalBra1.hap2, whole genome shotgun sequence genome, TCAGCTGAATTTTGCATTTTGAATTTTGCAACTTTTCCCAAACATGTGCATAAATTTTTACTTTCCCTTAAAACCTCTGTGAGCACTTACCTCCACAGCCCTTGTGCCATGGAGGTTGCATTAGCATCCAGACATTATGAGGCAAAATTATGCAGAACATGTAGACATCCTCTCACCTCCGATTTTGCTATAATTTCAGATTCAGAAACTCATAAACAAACATTAGCTGCTTATTTCACACTCCGCCTGGACCTAATCTAGCAGTGGTGTTCGTTCTCCTACAGCACAATCCTCATTACCTGCTTTACAGATCGACAGGGGTCTGTGTTTCAGTCCTGATATGAGGTTTATATCTTCTGCTGAAGTTCCTTCTAGATCCATGTTAACATCTCGGTTCTCTCTGCAGGGTAAAGGATGACACCCAAAAGTAGCCTGGGACCCTTTCAGCACTTTCTAGCGGTCctggttctgctgctgtgttttggaGCAATATTCTTTGTGTACTACAAGCCGACCGTGAGCTGGTTGACGTGCCCCAAGAATACAGTGCCTGTTCATGAGGTTTGTATCGATGTGTGCCTCGACGTCCTGCAGACTGAGGAGCTTGCCCAAAAGCAGAACATCACCTCTGCTCTCAACTACACTTCACTGAGGAACCAGCTATCGTCGAAGAAAGCAGCAGTCACAGAAGAGTACGGCAGGACAGTATTGGGGTCCAGCACCATCGTGTTGGTCTGGCCGTGGCCGTTTGGGTACAGTTTCGATGGCGAGTCCTGCGGCCCCCTGTATGGTATCACGGGTTGTCATTTAACAGATAACAGAAGCATCTATGACAGAGCCCATGGAGTCATGTTCCATGCCAGGGAAATTTACAACGAGGTGCCAAACCTTCTGAAAATGACACGACCTCCACTGCAGAAATGGGTGTGGATGAACATGGAGTCTCCAGACTTTTCAGTAAGACTGCCTGGGCTGGATAATGTGTTCAACCTGACCGCAAACTACCGGAGAGACTCGGACGTCTGGGTGCCTTATGGACGCATCGTGGAAGCTTCCGAGGAGGACAAAGCCTTCCAGATACCACAAAAAGACAAGCTGGTCTGCTGGATCGTCAGCCACTGGGAGGAAAAGCTCTGGAGAGTCGAATACTTCAACGAATTCAGTCAACACATCAACGTGGAGGGCTACGGACGACACTTCGGGAGGTATATTGACAATAAAGATTACACTAAAGTCATCTCCAGCTGCAAGTTCTACCTAGCGTTTGAGAACTCCGTCCATAAAGACTACATCACAGAGAAGCTCTTCAACCCACTGATGCATGGGACGGTTCCTGTGGTTCTCGGTCCTCCCAGGGAGAACTACGAGGAGTTAATTCCAGCA contains:
- the LOC140549618 gene encoding 4-galactosyl-N-acetylglucosaminide 3-alpha-L-fucosyltransferase 9-like — translated: MTPKSSLGPFQHFLAVLVLLLCFGAIFFVYYKPTVSWLTCPKNTVPVHEVCIDVCLDVLQTEELAQKQNITSALNYTSLRNQLSSKKAAVTEEYGRTVLGSSTIVLVWPWPFGYSFDGESCGPLYGITGCHLTDNRSIYDRAHGVMFHAREIYNEVPNLLKMTRPPLQKWVWMNMESPDFSVRLPGLDNVFNLTANYRRDSDVWVPYGRIVEASEEDKAFQIPQKDKLVCWIVSHWEEKLWRVEYFNEFSQHINVEGYGRHFGRYIDNKDYTKVISSCKFYLAFENSVHKDYITEKLFNPLMHGTVPVVLGPPRENYEELIPADSFIHVNDFKTAKELAEHLKLLDQSQEMYEQYFTWRKHFVAKNSDFGLEHACRICDHIRRHKEYRVFKHLNTWYWS